The Montipora foliosa isolate CH-2021 chromosome 1, ASM3666993v2, whole genome shotgun sequence DNA segment GCTCGCTCAAATTATTCGGTTTGTTATTCTTCCCCAATAATGTATTGATGAGCGTCCAAGCTTTCTTAGGGTCATTCGACCTAGAGCAGTCGTTAAttttatcatggaaaaaaaTAGATTTGGCATTACGCATTTGAATATTTACTTCATTtcgcaattttttgaaactctcCCAGTGGGTCTGTGAGGCGTATTTTATTGCCCGTTTTTTGTGATAATCACGATTTCTCATGAGGGCCTTGATGCGTGGAGTAATCCAGGGAACGGAGTTCCTTCGTGTTCTTTTGTGTTGTATAGGCGCATGCCTATTTAATGTATCAGTAAAAAAGGATTTCCATACATTCCAACATTTGTTGGGATTATTGAATTGTTGAATTGCGTTCCAAGGCATTCGGGATAAGTCTTCAACGAAAAGCTCAGCATCGAAGTGCTTATAGTCTCTAATTTCTCTCACACCCGGATTAGTTTTTGGAAGCATAAATTTCCTCACTGCATATATCAAACTGTGATCTGAAATTCCAAGGTGTATAACACCAGAGGCATGTATGTTCTCTTTAACATTTGTTAAAACTAGATCTATCATGGTGGCTGAAGTATCTGTCACTCTGGTGGGTTTGTCTATTAGCTGATCAATTTGGTACAGTGAACAGAGAAAAATCAGTTGTCGTGTGTGGGGATCAAATGAGACTTTACTGACATCACAATTAAGATCACCGACTAATATTAACTCTCAGATTTCTCTGTAAGGAAATCTGGCTAGTggaatttaaaaatggaaagattcggGGTAAAAAAAGTTGCTACACAAAGAACTGTAGCCGCGCGGCTCTGTCTATTTAATATATACTAGTCGCATTACtttccgttttgaaattacaattaaaagactatatgtaaggtttatgcataaacagaaaatgactaaGTTagggtcgctaaaattacatttacccaaaagtgactaagattgGGTttataattggccataaaatagacgATACAGGGATGGGCAAGCGGCACATACGGGCCTTTACTCTTTTCCTCAACGCGTACACAATTCCAACGAGGAGAGACAAATAAGAGCAGGCCTCGTGTTTGAACAGATCTGTTGCAGATTCAAAAAGTTAAGGAATGACAAATTTCTCAGGGTTACTCTGATATCATTATTACGTCGTGGCGTGAAGCGTGGCAGGAACGGGTTCATTTCTAACTGACCAATAAAGATTTGGTATGTGAATTGGTCCGGCCATCTTTGAATGTAGTACCAGCTAGAGTGATTTATTTACTTAACCCATGAAACAGAAGCTATTAGGTGCAAGAGTGCCTACTAATTACTTGGGAGGGGAAGGAGCTGGTGGAAGGACACGAAAATCCCTAAAAAGCATAAAGAGGAAAAAAACGGGGAAAATGTGCCCCCGACCAAGGCAATGGTGCTACCCTCGGGGTCTTAGAGACACTCTTGAAGTGCAGAAATATTATTCGTCGCATGAGTCTCACAAGTTTCCGCTAAAACATAGTAACCATCTTTAATAGAAAGAAGAGCAACACATATATAAATGTCATTATAAAACTGACAGACCAAAGAACAATTTTATTTATGGAAGCTTAATTCTTCAATTTTTTAACTAGTTGTATTTTACTAATTTTcccttttcttgttttttttaagattccacgTGTAATTGAGGCATTTTGACTGCAAGATGTGTTTCAGTAAACTTACTTCCTTACTTAacgtggcttactacagttttgcgaagaaaaagatcaagattttgaaatcttttaaatgaaggtaacaggatgtctcttctgaagtgttagtcacagcaattaatgtaaaatgtaattttacctaacaaatgaatgcaaatgagggaaaatgctaaatatagtgaccgagctcttggaggggggactggacatcttgatctttttcttcggaagaCTGTTGTAAGCCACCTTACTTTCGTCGTGGATCACattagaaataattaaaaatgccACGTTACAAGATAGGTGAATTTCTCAGGTACAATATACTGTTGCGGTTCTTCTTTAGATTTTTAGTGAGTTAGAATTTTTGTGTTTATATCCAAACAGGCACAGAAAGAAACGATCATCTCCTGTGAGATATAAGAGGTGTTTGATATTCTTTTGGTCAGTTTGCTAATAGAAAATTGGATACTATACCCCATCACCCTTAGGCCATACGTGAGTTACAACacgaaaacttgaaaacgttggCCCGACGTTTTGAAGTTTGCACACAACGCTATCTTCCCGGTTTCGTCGTAGCCCTCACTTGCTCCTTCCGCCCAAGTAATTAGTAGGCACTCGTGCACCTAATAGCATCTGTTTCAGGGGTTAAGTAAATAAATCACTCTAGCTGGTACTACATTCAAAGATGGTCGGACCAATTTACGCACAAAATCTCTATTGGTCAGTTAGAAATTAACGCGTTCCTGCCACGCGGTGATATCAGAGTAACCCTGAGAAATTGGTCATTCCTTAACTTTTTCAATCTGCAACAGATCTGTTCAAACATGAAGCCTgctcttattttatttttcctcgtTGGAATTGTGTACGCAGTTGAGGGAAAGGGTGAAGGTAGGTTTCATAAACTTTTGTCAAATAGGTTATCAGTCTGATCAGTACAAACGAAAATTTTTTATAGACGTTCGTCTCAGTTTGAATCGATCATTAAAAATAAACCTAAACTAAAATTCAACGATAACAATTTATATTTCTATGTCGGTAGAAATCTTTAGCTCTTTTTTCAAGTAATTCAATAAAAGTGTTTCACTCCTGaacatgaaaaacaaatacCATTAGGcgaacattttaaaatttagacACAATAAGAGAAactataatttttttgtgtgttcAGGTGACTCGAAGAAGGGAGAAAATCTCTACGCGGACTCGACGTCAACAAGTCATGCAGTCGGTAATAATCCCTTTGTTCCCCTACAATAGATTGTTTACTATTCTGTAACAGTTTATGAGGCATATCGTTGTTCCACAAAATTGAGTTGTATATAAACTATCCAGATGTGTAAATGATTATGGGGTAGAGAGCCGGAAACGACTGAGATTCAAAAAAAAGATGGCCAGGAGACGTTACAGGACAAAACAATATGGATGTTGAAATTGTGATGGAAGAAAGTAACCAGGGTCATTTATATTTCAGGTGTGAAAATTGAAACACCTACTGACCGTATAAATGATACCGGTTGATGACTAACATAAGCGGTGTCCATCAGGAATGCGGCTTATGTTCGACTAAATCGTTGAGGTTTTCTTTTCTAATGGCTTACCATTAATTTGAATTGAATTTGTCACATAAACGGGGCGCTGACTGGTTATATTTTTGTGTATCTGATTATATTCGGTTATATTTGGTTTCCGTAGCTTACGATTTTCTCGGTcgagtttcttctctttcttatttactttttttttcagaatgtgAAACTCAAGAACAAAGGGACCATTACTGTTTCAATGGTGGAACTTGTGAACGTTATCCCGGCTCCATAAACGATGGTCCTCGTTGCCGGTGCCGATCAGGATTCGAGGGTGATCGTTGTCAAGAAGCGACTCCAGGAAAGTAACAATCGTGAACTGAAAAAATATGTCAATAAAATGTACTGGGTGACGACGTATGAgcttgaatttttttatcaaaagcAAACGAACTCTCCCCCTTGTCCTATGCAAGCCGGTGACGTgtattttttcaacttgtatATAAATGCGCAAGCGTCATAAACAGGTTATTGAGATAAAGGCCAAAAGGCCATCATTAATCGCTTGGTCGCCGAATCGGCATGGTCTTGCCTCTGGTCTTCTGAAGGCTGACCTTTATAGTTCAAGTCGTTCATTGTCAAGAGCTGTAGGCGTGGCTCGGACTCAACACTGTTGCACTGTATTTCTTGTACAAGAACTGCAGCATTTGTTGATTCATTGACAAATGTTGAACTGTGTGTCATCGGCGCACGCGCGCATGCAATGTATTTGGTTTATAAAAGCCGTTTTTTAGGATGCCACACCATGCTACCGCTAGCTGTTGaaaaagacaagttttgaaCTTTCCTCCCGAAATTATGGATTCCCGTAGGCATTTCCTGGTGTACCGGCAGAAAACAGACAGCTGTGGCATTTATGTCCAgaatgcacctaattagatgaaCGAAGACATGATAGCATTTGGGACCTATTGACCTTATTCACCAGTAGGGTGCGTGTTGAACATGGTGCTCATGACATGTTGAATGGTAAAGTACGAAATTCAACATTTTTAACGTTGTAGTAGAGACaagctctattccgttcaacaagTTGCTCTAACATAGTTCAAACATTTGTTGAGCATCAAATGATGGTGACGACGTTGAACCATGTTTCACCAGCCTTTTAGATACCATTTTACAATAGTTTCAGTAGCCACCTACTCTCCTtgagtgtttttattttttgttttggtcatcATGTCTCTCTGCCTTCCCAATGGTTTAAGTAGTGCCCCTAGAATATTATAAAAATACTCCAACCAGTTTATGCGACCCCAATTTTCGCTG contains these protein-coding regions:
- the LOC137974491 gene encoding low-density lipoprotein receptor-related protein 1B-like, encoding MKPALILFFLVGIVYAVEGKGEGDSKKGENLYADSTSTSHAVECETQEQRDHYCFNGGTCERYPGSINDGPRCRCRSGFEGDRCQEATPGK